A stretch of DNA from Scleropages formosus chromosome 13, fSclFor1.1, whole genome shotgun sequence:
ACGTATTTTAGAGATGgtaaaatacacagtaaatcATGCGCTGCAGAAACGGAGTCACTTGAACACTCTGACTGTTGACTGTACATTGGGAGAGAGAACGTAAGATTTAAGAACAGAGTCATTGTTCTTCTGCTTGAATCCCCCCCCCGAAAGCTTCCCAAGATCCAGCATCCGTTTTTCGAAACCGAGTGCACGTCAGCCAACTTTTAACCCCCTCCCGTACTGTGTGCGGATGTCTGGGGATGGTTGGGGGATTCCGTGATTTCTCTCCTCCATTTTTCCACCTTCATACCCCTACTACTGTGGTCTTGGTAAAGAGCTCAGCCAAACAACCAACTGTATGTAGTGCACAAAGTCAAGGACTAGAGCCTATACGAAAAAGCAGGCAAGAAAACACTGCTCCTTCTACACAAGATGAACAAGGAGAGGAATATGCAAATGCCAGTGTGGCTACACTCCTGCCAAGAAgccaaaagcaaaacaagtaaACCAGGCCAAGTCCAGAGTGTGGGTGTAGAAAGGGACGTCTCATTCCCTCACACGGTGAGGAAAATCTAACCCATCACATAGTAGTGGTGTCATTCAAGCCTGGCCGCAATATCCTGCCATTAAAAACCTCTTTACAAACAGCTGGATACGAGAGCGGGACCGGCTTCCGACGAGCCGACACGATTCGGTAAATTCACCGAGGCCATCGAAATACGTGAGCTTGAATCCCTTATCTTATAAAACATAAGTGTAAGCATGTTTGTTCCAACCCTCTTGTAACCTCTACCTTAAGAACAATGGGAAACAAAATACGCTAGGCTATTGACTGCAATTGCTGCTCTTGTTCCTTGGCCCCCCAGCAGCCCCTGATCTCACTGCCTGCGGAGCAGTACTGGGAGCCCCGTCACGGTGAATCAGAGAGGAAAACAGTCTGACGCGCTGGCTTGGTGACTGCTCTCTGGGCGGGCCTCACACTCCCATCAATCTCCATATAAACAGCAGCCGCCCCTGTGGGGCCTGCTCGACACGTCGGAAATGACCCTCCATGTATCACTGGGCAAAGCCCCAGAATAAAGATACGGAAAGGGGGCGAGGAGGTTGGGGCTGGATAGCATATGTTAGATATCTCCATGCGGAGCCGCGTGAGGCTGGGGTTCCAGCCGAGTGGACGGGGACAGCTGTGTTGTTCTTTTCTGTGACTGGAGGAGCCCCCGCATTCCGGCACAGCAGACGCAGTAATTGAGGTAGGGCGCAATAAAGGTGCTCGGGTGTCCACTTCCATTTTCGAGAAAACCCAGTCTTTGGACTGAAGCGTCGCACCCTGCAAACCAAGAAGGCATTGCACACCTCGGTGTCACGACTGAATGTCTTATATGGTTTTATATGATGACTGATACCTTTGAGTCCTCAAACCACACTGGATTACCAGCTGAGCATCCAGTCAGACATTACTACTTATTCCActtccactgctgcttccagcaAAGCCACCGCCGCCCATTTTTGAGTTCATCAtctcatttttacatattaaattcCATGCTTTCGAAATTAgtgatttttttgcaaaatgattCAGCCTTCATAAATGAGggtgaggaggaaaaaagttgGCTTAAACATGTTACCACAAAGCTTCGAATATTTTCACCTGTGACTGCTTGATGAAGACTAGAGGGTCAGATTGGACAACGTCACAGTGTTTTCCCCACCGTACTGAACACAAGGAGACAGATTCCGTTCGGGTTTCCTGCTTGTTCCTATAAAACTCATGCGAAAAGCCCATTTCAGAAGCAAAACTTTTTACGATTAGGCTGTGTCCATCTCTGCCCTAAACACACATCTATCCCGAAAAAGTCTGCCTGTGCTGGCAACATCGGTCGGGGGGAGGGAGCTCCTGGTAAGTTTGTGGTACCGCGAAACGGTTTCATGTTACAACTCGACCCGACAACTACTCTTCGCGCGAATTAAATTTCACTGCGCCTAGTCTACCTACAATATGGTAGAACGCAAAAGCAAGGTTATACGCTCCACTTGCCGTTGTCGCCACCTAGCGGTCGACAGAGGTCTCATTTGACACTACTGTAGAGGACTGTCCGTGTCACCTCTAAGAGGTCGAAATGTTTAAGGTTGGTGCGTTTCAACCCAGTTCAATCCCTGCACAGCGAGACGGACAGTCTTCTCCCAAGTTAATATTCATACAGGTTAGTGTCCATTCCATTTTCTAGAGTTCTCATCTTCCTCATTCCAAAGTCTTCAAAAATTTTTGATCAATTTACCCTACTAGATCAAACAGAATGCATATAATTAGCATGTGGGTTCAGCTAATTTTGCATGTATCACACCACTTTCCCCTTGTTTAAACTGGAATTGCTTACATAGCTGCTtgtgattaaataaattaatcccaGTATACATATATGCAAGCATTAGTACTCACTTTATTATAACAAAATTCAAGAACGCATTTTCAAATCCCAGGTGAAGCCATTTCAGACAAAACTGCATTAAACCCCATAGTAGTGCATATTAAAGATACAAAATGAACACTCAATGTCTATGCAATTTACATTATCTTCTTGAATGTAATTAAAGAAATCTGAATAACTTAACATTAATCCAATGTTTCACACAGGGATGTACTAGAAATGTTATAACCACTCAGTTCACTTAAAGTAGTGTATACAGTGGAACTTAACTGCAGGCAGTCCAaggagaaaatttaaaaaagtaacatgATATGGAAAATAATCAGgcctatattatatatacacacaatcCCTGAAAGTTTAACTTACAGCAATAGTAACAAATACAACAGTTGCATGACAAAACATCCTGAAGCTCCACTATTTTGATACAGCACTAAAGCTACAGTGTTAAAACAAAGCTTGTAATGCTGAATACACAGGTTACATCGTTTTCATGGGGATGGCATCACCAAGCACATTAGTTTTGCAATATGTGACTGTGGACTTCAGCATGTGTGTTTACACCATGGGTGGCCAACAACACCCTTAAAAGGCCATAGGGTCCGAGGGTTTGTCGTCCCAGCACTGCATCAATCGAAAACAATTgtttagaaagaaaaacaagctgGCTTCCACACGAGGAGGAGGCATCTGACTGACCTGATAGTTGTccaattattaaacatttacacccaCAAGAACTGGGTACAAGTAGTTAATTGAAATGCTGCTACAAAAATCCCAGTTCTTAGACCACCTTAATTACACTGTGACTAAAGTAAACTAAAATAGCAGGGCAGTCATAAATAAGCCATTGTCAAGATAACACTCCCCCTTTGACAAAACAGGAAGGCGGAAACTCAAACCTCTCAATCaggaaacaatttaaaaaagaaaaaaaaatttcatttccttgtttttaaagaaaacgaAAAGGGCAAAACTGTCTGAAGTACATGGGGACCCAAGCAGCTGATGCGAGGACAGGGAAGTTTTTGGACCTCTGTGCCGTGGAGAAGGGTAGACCAGCTAAAACGAGGTCAAACTTGGCATTCAAAAGCCTGAAGGTGTGAGGACATTCATATCCCTGGGTTTGAGCTTGTGTGGACGGGGCATTTGTCTCTTGCCTTCCAGGCTGGTGATCTCTAACTTAGGGGCTGACAGATTGGCAGGGCTCTCAGCCATTCGAGTGACATGAGTCTTCATTGCCTCCATGGTTGTGGTGTTCTGGCCTCCCTGGTGCGACTGCAGACTGAGCCCTCCTGTGACAAGTAGCACATCAGCAACAGTTAAAGCTTGGCTTGTGGGCCCCGTTAGTTGTAGCCCACTCCACAAATACACTTCAGTCACAAAGGTGAACAGACATTTTCGCTACCTCAAAAGAAACTAAACATCACGCCTTGACCAGTGCTACTGAAGTTTGTACCTGGATCAGTGGAGGACTTCTGCACCAGAGGGCGTGACCCAAAGAAACTCCAGCGATCAAAGCTGCCGCCTCCACCTTCATTACCCCCCATTTCTGTGCTGGTGATCAAACTCCCTGACTGAGAGCTGGTGAAAAAGGCTGTAGAGCTGTGACTGAACCAGCTCCTGTTAGACACACAGTGCACAGTGACAAATCAGTCAAATGAAAAGATACAAGCAAAACTACACAGGAAGGCATGTTAAAAAGGAAGAATTTTGGACCTGCAATTCAGGTTAGGGGAGGTGTGGGTGATGATTCTTGGGGTAATAGAAGGGGTGGGTGGTGCCGATGTTgccttccttccctccttggAGTCCCCACCAGGCACCTTCAACTTCTACAAGAAAAActatatttattgcatttttcatcactatttttctccatgtgtcactttgaagaaaagtttctgctaaatgagtaaatacaaatgGCATTAAGTGTGGTTGGGAACAACACTGGACCCAGtaaacaaagtatttacccagtgtaaaagaaaacaagacatttttGGGTAGACATAAGCTGGCAAGAGCATAAGTCACtctacatatttaatattctgTGAAAACAACTGGGCTTCTGTTCACTCGCTGCTTTTCCTGTAATTTACCAAGGTTGGTAAAAGGAGGTGCAAGTGgccacaagtttttttttttttaaatgccaggacagctggtagcatagtagcagttagctactgcctttggaccccaatgTATCAGGTTAGTCTCACCttctagctgtagcacccttgggCAAGaaacttaccttaaattgctccagtaaaaattgcccagcagcTGTATACATTGGTAAATTAATTCAACTGTAGGCTGATTAACACTAAAATGATCCGATCGCTGTGAatccatttaaatgtaaacagttgaAGGTCACCACTAGATACTTGTTGATCCAAGTTGGATCGACACCAAATAGCGAAGGACAGGAGGGAGAACACAGGCAGCCTAAACTAGTATCCGACCTGGAGGCGAACTGCCCGCCGACCCGGTGGGTTTATGGGTCGGAACACGAGCGGAGCGCGAGCTCTCAGTCTCCGGCTCCTCCATTTTAACCACGACGAGCCCCGTGTTTAGGGGCAATAAACAAGGCAACACACGTcacgtgtgtgcgcgcaatTCAGAAACCAaccaatttattttcagtgagaaAGCCGACACGAAGTAAAACGATACATACTCACTGCATCATCATGCTAATTCCTCTCAACACTACTACTTTTTCGCCTCGTTACGGTCACCGAAAGCGAAAGTTCTAATAACCCACCGCAGCCAAGTGCGGTTATGTTCTCGCTAAAGACAAACGGAACACATCTGGTGtcactgcagtgttttaaaTGCCACTTTTCTTCGTCAACAAAGTGCGGTAGCAGCAGAAGTAGCTAACGCTGCTCCCGCACAGGCCTCAAGGCTAGTcgaaaacacaacacacacactctgccccTTCGAAATAAGTATCACTGCTCGGCGGTAGAAAAAATACCTTTTCAGGAgataatttctttctttttcacgtCGAATTGACGCACTCCAGTTGTCCATCTTTAATACTCTGCTCGGAGCTGTGGCAGTAATGCTACACTAAAAATGGCACCGTCAAACTGAAGGCCTCTGAAGCTCCTCCTAATTGGCTAGTTCGTCAGCACGCGTGAGCCCGTTCGGCTTATTTGACCCCCCCTTAGCAACCAATGAGAAGACACTGAAAAGCAACTCCCAGAAGTGACTTCTGATTGGCTGGTACGTGAGCATGAGGGGGCTCGTCCGAATCTACATTAGTGACTGGCGAGCAGAACCAAGAGAACGGACCATGAAAGTGACTCTTGATTGGTTGATTCTGGAAAAAACCAGGGGGCTCGTCTTTATCAGCAAAGTCCCTCAGTAACCAATAAGCATCAAGGGGAAACGATGTGACTCTTGATTGGTTGGTTCTTGAAAAACAATTGGACTCCTCGCTCTTATGTCCCGCCTAGAGACCAACGAGCAATGACGCAGAAACACCCAACTTTTGACCTGTTTGTTACATAACATGTTTACTTAAGTAAATATGATCTGGGGGATTTTAAAGCCAGCAATTGAAAGCTGACACATTAACATTAATATACGATACAACCGCACTTACACTGTGCATTTCCATAAAAGTATATAACATCTTTATTGGCGAGTCAGATTTGCTTGTAAACTTcttttacatgttatttttaacagtgtttGATAAAAACAAATACCACATGACTTTAATGGAATgttattatacatattttttagaCCACAAATGTGCAGCGAAATGATTAAAGTTGTAAAATGTTTCCAGTTTTACTGAAGCTTatgtaacaatttttaattaatgtgtttgtttgtttcttttctacCAAAAGGTAAGGAAGAAGtaatacgtgtgtgtgcgttcgtTCATGTGTGTCTTTGTACAGGGACCCTATGATGTAAGAATGACCGTTTCTTCCTTTTTTGATTCACAGAACCTCTTTCGGTCACCCAAAACTGACGCACCTCTGACACGCGGTGATAGCGGGTTTCTTCTGCCGTCAGGCCCTTGTGTGGAGTGTAGACAGCGTCCGTCAGTCCAGCGTGCTGCTCAAACTTCTGgatgctgtcctgggtgtgaacTGAAGGGATGGAAAATATGTGTGAAACCTGGTCCACACTCCACAGTTAATAGCTCTACCTTGGTCATTTGAATAAGTAATTCCTTTAATACTTTGTGGTGCTCAGAACTCATTTTTAGGTGCCCATATGAATGCCGAAGACTCCACTTTTAGCGAAATTTAGAAATGTGGTGATGACATATGACATGCATGAGTTTTCACCaacgtgtttattttttcaggatGATATATCTATTTATCCTTCTGAGACGATTCAAAGAAATTCATCTAAACGGAGTTACAATTTGCACACCATAACACTCTATGGGCTTACTAGTCATGAGGGAACTCATGATGACAGCTGAAGCTTTGGCCTTCACCACAGAAACAGAATTTTTCGCAACAGCGCCATCGAAGGAGGCCGCGTGACTCATGAAGCTCTCAGCTTCAGCCTCCTGAAAGAGAACTATATTAGCACACAGGACCTCCTATTTTATGATATGACTTACGATGAAGGGGAAAACAAGTTTCCATTTAAAGTGTCCTAAGAACTTCTTTTCAACACCTGCGGCACCCAAGTGGAGTCAGCACATAGAAGAGATCTAACGAGAGCGCAGAGAGGTTTCAAGAGATATAATAAAGAAGTTGTATGGTTAATATACCTTTGCCAAGCGCTGAAACTTTCTTTCTGGAATCACCGGCTTCATCCATATGACGTTCCCACTGATGTCCGAGGGAGGCGAGCCCAAGGGTGCGTCCAGGGCGTCGTCATAGCTCAGGGCACGGCGTGTCATTCCAGTGGGTAGAGACATCCCAGTTGACAGGCCACCCGATGTACCCGACTCCAAAGCTATGCAAGATAGATAGGAACCCAAaaccacaaacagaaaaatgacaaaggaTTAGAAGTTACATAACACAACAACGTCATTTAAGTCCTTTGGTGGAGGGCTAAAATCTGTTTTACATCAAATCCGCAATTCTGTCTTTACGGATTGTTCCGTGACATTTGTGTTTTAACTCTCTGCGGTTCACCATGTCTTCAGCATCATACGTTGACTTCTTTTTTTATACTTTAGTTCGTAACCTTCAAATGGTTCTTAATATAACCATCCATATAAATGAAGCAGCGAATTagataaaaagcaaacatttcactGGAAACTAATTTCTATACCTTTTCCATATTTTGCacataaaattaaagttttccttccttttttacCTGGTATCTCATCTGGTCTGGATGCCATTGCGTAGGAAGTTGTGAACAGGGAATTTCAGTGCTGTACAGTTTTtatagagaggaaaaaaaaaaaaaaaaaacatcaaacagAACAATTCAGTCCATGTCTTATGCTTAAACTGACCTAAAACGTACATCCTGCTAGCAGCGCAGTGCTAAAACTTGGTCTCACACAAATTGCTTTGTGGGACAGACAGATTAAACCCATTTTTTTGACAATCTGAACTGAAATTAATGAGAAATATCAAGGGCCAAACTGCAAAATCAAAGCTTACAGAGATCAGCTGTAAATCAGAGGAATTAAACTTTCAAGAACAGTCTTGCAGGAAATATAAAATCTGTTCGGTTCAGTCATTTATCTGACCCGATTTCAACATCTCAGCTGCGTTgaatattaacttttttaaatcttacaCAAAGTTAGCAAAGCTGAACTGCATGGTCATGTGCAACTAAAACAGAGTaatcaagacaaaaaaaaagcgTCCTTATTATTCCCGCCTTGCAAAA
This window harbors:
- the LOC108936747 gene encoding putative monooxygenase p33MONOX, which codes for MASRPDEIPALESGTSGGLSTGMSLPTGMTRRALSYDDALDAPLGSPPSDISGNVIWMKPVIPERKFQRLAKEAEAESFMSHAASFDGAVAKNSVSVVKAKASAVIMSSLMTIHTQDSIQKFEQHAGLTDAVYTPHKGLTAEETRYHRVSEKLKVPGGDSKEGRKATSAPPTPSITPRIITHTSPNLNCRSWFSHSSTAFFTSSQSGSLITSTEMGGNEGGGGSFDRWSFFGSRPLVQKSSTDPGGLSLQSHQGGQNTTTMEAMKTHVTRMAESPANLSAPKLEITSLEGKRQMPRPHKLKPRDMNVLTPSGF